Proteins co-encoded in one Haladaptatus sp. ZSTT2 genomic window:
- a CDS encoding sodium:calcium antiporter, producing the protein MLVEILLFLGGLALLVYGASRAVAEASNLALYYGVSPFFIGVTVISIGTSVPEMVTSVLGARLGAGDIVVGNIVGSEIAQITLAIGIVALIAPVLATRREVLVYGGGMVLAMVIMLLALDDGALTFSEGVLMMLAYVEFIYILYTNAGGEEIAEETVERQSPRETIPWIVLGLIFVVVGGQLMVSNAISLARLVGISEYLIGLLTGLGTTAPEIAVAGIAAYRGNGGISVGALLGSNITDPVFSLGVGALVADVVVDTTAISASLIYMLGVSILVLALMYWRRGLGRWEAIVCILLYPASLLFS; encoded by the coding sequence GTGTTAGTCGAGATACTGCTGTTTCTCGGTGGCCTCGCGCTGCTCGTTTACGGCGCGTCGCGAGCCGTCGCGGAGGCGAGCAACCTCGCGCTCTACTACGGGGTGTCGCCGTTTTTCATCGGCGTCACGGTCATCTCGATTGGAACCTCGGTGCCGGAGATGGTCACGTCCGTCCTCGGGGCGCGACTCGGGGCGGGCGACATCGTCGTCGGAAACATCGTCGGCTCCGAAATCGCCCAGATAACCCTCGCCATCGGCATCGTCGCGCTGATTGCGCCCGTCCTCGCCACCCGCCGCGAGGTGCTCGTGTACGGCGGCGGAATGGTGCTCGCGATGGTCATCATGCTGCTCGCGCTCGACGACGGGGCGCTCACCTTCTCAGAAGGCGTCCTGATGATGCTCGCCTACGTCGAGTTCATCTACATCCTCTATACGAACGCAGGCGGCGAGGAGATTGCAGAAGAAACCGTCGAACGCCAGTCACCCCGCGAGACTATTCCGTGGATTGTCCTCGGCCTCATTTTCGTCGTCGTGGGCGGGCAGCTAATGGTCTCGAACGCCATCTCGCTCGCCCGACTCGTTGGCATCTCCGAGTACCTGATTGGCCTGCTCACCGGCCTCGGCACGACCGCGCCAGAAATCGCCGTCGCGGGCATCGCCGCCTACCGCGGGAACGGCGGGATTTCGGTGGGTGCACTGCTCGGGAGCAACATCACCGACCCCGTGTTCTCGCTCGGCGTCGGCGCGCTCGTCGCGGATGTAGTTGTGGACACAACTGCCATCTCGGCCTCGCTCATCTACATGCTCGGCGTCTCGATTCTCGTCCTCGCGCTCATGTACTGGCGGCGCGGTCTCGGGCGGTGGGAGGCGATTGTCTGTATTCTGCTCTACCCCGCGAGCCTCCTCTTT